The following are from one region of the Halodesulfurarchaeum sp. HSR-GB genome:
- a CDS encoding class I SAM-dependent methyltransferase encodes MTDESPPIREVYDRIGLHFSQTRQYPWTDVTDFLDTVSGTVGLDVGCGNGRHTEAMASVVETPIGLDLSRSLLEEARSRVTESGIEATFLQGTATTVPLRHSTVDVAVYIAAIHHLREQDARIESLDELARVLRPGGVGLVSSWCTAHDRFDRETGFDTTIDWTLPDGETVPRYYHIYDREEFVADVWASDLELEREWVSKGNCYARVGGSR; translated from the coding sequence ATGACCGACGAATCCCCGCCGATCCGGGAGGTCTACGACCGAATCGGGTTACACTTCTCACAGACTCGCCAGTACCCCTGGACCGACGTAACGGACTTTCTCGACACCGTCTCGGGGACTGTGGGTTTGGATGTGGGCTGTGGCAACGGTCGCCATACGGAGGCCATGGCGTCGGTGGTCGAGACCCCGATCGGATTGGATTTGAGCCGCTCGCTCCTCGAAGAAGCCCGGTCGCGTGTCACCGAGTCGGGGATCGAGGCAACGTTTCTCCAGGGGACGGCGACGACTGTGCCACTCAGGCACTCGACGGTCGACGTGGCCGTCTACATCGCGGCGATCCATCATCTGCGGGAGCAGGACGCCCGCATCGAGAGCTTGGACGAGTTGGCACGGGTGCTTCGACCGGGCGGTGTCGGCCTGGTCAGCAGCTGGTGTACGGCCCACGATCGTTTCGACCGGGAGACGGGCTTCGATACGACTATCGACTGGACGCTGCCCGACGGCGAGACCGTGCCTCGATACTATCACATCTACGACCGCGAGGAGTTCGTGGCGGATGTCTGGGCCAGTGACCTCGAATTGGAGCGTGAGTGGGTTTCGAAGGGGAATTGCTATGCCCGGGTCGGGGGATCCAGATGA